Proteins co-encoded in one Parcubacteria group bacterium genomic window:
- a CDS encoding nucleotidyltransferase domain-containing protein, which translates to MEQSDIATITDAAARVLAARKDVLFGYVFGSAATGGSRKGSDVDLAVYLDPAFRARFFDIRLELLEQFTRSLGSEADVVVLNTAAPFLRYVAMREGIVAFEGSREARIDFELKALNEYFDYQPVLAQYRARLAQSV; encoded by the coding sequence ATGGAACAGAGCGATATCGCAACAATAACCGATGCCGCGGCACGGGTGCTGGCCGCCCGAAAAGACGTTTTATTCGGCTATGTGTTCGGCTCTGCCGCAACCGGCGGCAGCCGCAAAGGAAGTGATGTTGACCTAGCCGTGTACCTGGACCCTGCGTTCCGCGCGCGTTTTTTTGACATCCGTCTGGAGCTTCTTGAGCAGTTCACCCGCTCCCTGGGGAGCGAGGCCGACGTGGTGGTGCTCAATACGGCTGCGCCGTTTTTGCGGTACGTGGCAATGCGGGAGGGTATTGTGGCGTTTGAGGGGTCCCGGGAAGCGCGGATTGATTTTGAATTAAAGGCGCTCAACGAGTACTTTGATTACCAGCCGGTGCTTGCGCAGTA
- a CDS encoding succinylglutamate desuccinylase/aspartoacylase family protein, giving the protein MKIQSKQLTIGSLGVVDLSLPLIEVSSGVPGPRIVFIANQHGNEITPLFVLKELLALLKKYPLKKGTVVIISTANPLGLLFDSRQEPLDGDNLNRSFPGSSQKDLGKRIASAVFGEARKADLVVDLHTFSRQCPFLGILVKTGGEMEQICSKALRVIAPECIWQIDMERDADKHFSGALDLALVQEGVPAIALEMERHLTISSETISRIANSLFRLLSSYGMSDVSLSDVPQKEIPVFVSHYLYTDGGGIFVPSKNVFDEVRKGDVLGSVADIRTFAEEPVRAPVSGILLTVRFRDFVRTGSRLGSIGEQKDVL; this is encoded by the coding sequence ATGAAAATACAGTCAAAACAACTCACTATCGGCTCTTTGGGGGTCGTTGACTTATCTCTCCCGCTCATTGAGGTTTCTTCGGGCGTGCCTGGCCCTCGGATTGTCTTTATTGCCAATCAACACGGGAACGAGATAACGCCGCTCTTTGTGCTCAAGGAGCTGTTGGCGCTTCTTAAAAAATACCCCCTCAAAAAGGGCACAGTTGTCATTATCTCTACCGCAAATCCCTTAGGTCTTCTTTTTGACTCGCGGCAAGAGCCGCTTGATGGGGATAATTTGAACCGCTCGTTTCCCGGGTCTTCCCAAAAAGATTTAGGGAAACGCATTGCCTCTGCCGTGTTTGGAGAGGCGAGAAAGGCTGATTTGGTTGTGGATTTACACACCTTTTCACGGCAGTGCCCATTCTTGGGCATTCTGGTAAAAACAGGCGGCGAGATGGAACAGATATGTTCAAAGGCTTTGCGGGTAATTGCTCCGGAGTGTATCTGGCAGATTGATATGGAGCGAGATGCGGACAAACATTTTTCCGGAGCATTGGATCTCGCGCTGGTTCAGGAGGGCGTTCCCGCAATTGCGCTTGAGATGGAGCGCCACCTGACCATTTCTTCGGAAACAATCTCCCGGATTGCCAACTCTCTTTTCCGGCTCCTCTCCTCGTACGGCATGTCCGATGTTTCCTTGAGCGATGTTCCTCAAAAGGAAATCCCGGTGTTTGTCTCCCACTACCTCTATACGGACGGGGGCGGCATCTTTGTCCCTTCTAAAAATGTTTTTGATGAAGTGCGCAAAGGTGATGTGCTTGGGTCGGTGGCTGACATCCGGACATTCGCAGAAGAGCCGGTACGCGCTCCAGTTTCCGGAATACTCCTCACTGTTCGGTTTCGTGATTTTGTTCGCACCGGGAGCAGGTTGGGGAGCATAGGTGAACAAAAAGACGTTCTTTAA
- the serS gene encoding serine--tRNA ligase, with the protein MLDMQFIREHPDKVKANNKIRKCAASVDEILKLDAERRSIITEIDEKRAALKAGSKSKPSPGEIKKLKALGDAVKILEQKLAPVESSLRELLIQLPNITHESVPVGTDETGNQEVKTWGEKPTFDFKVRDHAELGASKVSGARFWYLKNDLVMLEFALIQYSAHFMRAKGFTPILPPMLVREAAMFGTGFFPADKNEIYKVNADEDDLYLIGTAEVPLASYHADEVIDLSEGPLKYFGFSSCFRREAGTYGKDTTGIIRGHQFDKVEMFVFCKEGQSWDMHEDLLAISEEFWQSLKIPYHVLNMCSGDIGAPNAKKYDIEGWFPGQNAYRELASCSNDTDFQARRLNIKYKDGGTPKFVHTLNNTVCALGRTMIAIMENYQQKDGSIEIPKVLRDYMAGQKKIQ; encoded by the coding sequence ATGCTGGACATGCAATTTATCCGGGAGCACCCGGACAAAGTCAAAGCAAACAACAAAATCCGCAAATGCGCCGCATCAGTGGATGAAATTTTGAAATTGGACGCCGAGCGGCGCAGCATTATCACCGAGATTGACGAGAAGCGCGCCGCGCTCAAAGCAGGCTCCAAGTCAAAACCCTCGCCCGGAGAAATCAAGAAGTTAAAGGCGCTCGGCGATGCCGTGAAAATTTTGGAGCAGAAGCTCGCACCTGTTGAATCATCATTGCGCGAGCTCTTGATCCAGCTTCCGAACATCACGCACGAGTCTGTTCCAGTCGGCACAGATGAAACCGGCAACCAGGAAGTCAAAACATGGGGCGAAAAACCAACGTTTGATTTTAAAGTGCGCGACCACGCGGAATTGGGAGCGTCCAAAGTGTCCGGCGCCCGGTTCTGGTACTTGAAAAACGATCTGGTCATGCTTGAGTTTGCGCTTATCCAGTACAGCGCTCACTTCATGCGGGCCAAAGGATTCACGCCCATACTGCCCCCCATGCTCGTGCGCGAGGCCGCCATGTTCGGCACCGGATTTTTCCCGGCGGACAAGAATGAAATCTACAAGGTCAACGCGGACGAGGATGATTTGTACCTCATCGGCACGGCCGAGGTGCCGCTTGCCTCGTACCACGCGGACGAAGTCATTGACCTTTCTGAAGGGCCGCTTAAGTACTTCGGCTTCTCCTCCTGCTTCCGCCGCGAGGCCGGCACCTATGGCAAGGACACAACTGGCATTATCCGCGGCCACCAGTTTGATAAAGTGGAGATGTTCGTATTCTGTAAAGAAGGCCAGTCATGGGACATGCACGAGGACCTGCTCGCCATCTCGGAAGAGTTCTGGCAATCACTAAAGATTCCGTACCACGTGCTCAACATGTGCTCCGGCGACATTGGCGCGCCGAACGCCAAGAAGTACGATATAGAGGGCTGGTTTCCGGGCCAGAATGCGTACCGTGAGCTCGCATCTTGCAGCAATGATACGGATTTTCAGGCCCGCCGCCTCAACATCAAGTACAAAGACGGCGGCACGCCAAAATTCGTCCATACCCTCAACAACACGGTATGCGCCCTGGGGCGCACCATGATTGCGATCATGGAAAATTACCAGCAAAAAGACGGGTCCATTGAAATCCCAAAAGTCCTGCGGGACTATATGGCAGGCCAGAAGAAAATCCAGTAG
- a CDS encoding HIT domain-containing protein has translation MPDCIFCDIVAGRAPSHTIWEDEKHLAFLSIYPNTEGFSVVVTKEHYPSYAFDLPDEVLANLALAAKRVGKLLDGRLDGVGRTGMILEGYGVDHAHAKLFPMHGTAKETEWQKRASSVDKYFTEYEGYISSHDYKRADDAALAELAKKIRAET, from the coding sequence ATGCCTGACTGCATTTTTTGCGACATCGTGGCCGGACGAGCCCCAAGCCACACCATCTGGGAAGACGAAAAGCACCTCGCCTTCCTTTCCATTTACCCGAACACCGAAGGATTTTCCGTGGTTGTTACCAAAGAGCACTACCCAAGCTACGCGTTTGACCTGCCGGATGAGGTATTGGCAAATTTGGCGCTCGCCGCAAAACGCGTGGGCAAGCTGCTTGATGGGCGTTTGGATGGCGTTGGCAGGACCGGCATGATACTGGAAGGCTACGGCGTGGACCACGCGCACGCAAAGCTCTTTCCCATGCACGGCACGGCCAAGGAAACGGAATGGCAAAAACGCGCGTCAAGCGTGGACAAGTACTTTACGGAATACGAGGGGTACATTTCTTCGCATGACTACAAGCGGGCGGATGATGCTGCGCTCGCGGAGCTTGCAAAAAAAATCCGCGCGGAAACATAA
- the msrA gene encoding peptide-methionine (S)-S-oxide reductase MsrA, whose translation MQTQTIILGGGCFWCTEATFQMLRGVTSVTPGYAGGTVKNPTYDQVCSGSTGHAEVIRVEYDPNQIKFQDLLSIFFGVHDPTTLNRQGNDAGTQYRSIILYTRDDQRQEIERFIRELEDAKTFESPVITEVEPLGEFYEAEDYHHDYFKKNPDQAYCQAIINPKVAKLREKFAKFLRPLDKFRRRAILGLH comes from the coding sequence ATGCAAACACAAACTATCATCTTAGGCGGGGGATGCTTCTGGTGCACCGAGGCAACATTCCAGATGCTCCGCGGCGTTACGTCAGTCACCCCAGGATACGCGGGCGGCACCGTCAAAAACCCAACCTATGATCAAGTTTGCAGTGGCTCAACTGGCCACGCGGAAGTGATCCGCGTGGAATACGACCCAAACCAAATAAAGTTCCAGGATTTATTGTCCATATTTTTCGGTGTGCATGACCCGACCACCTTAAATCGGCAAGGGAATGACGCGGGAACCCAGTACCGCTCCATCATCCTGTACACTCGGGACGACCAGCGCCAGGAGATTGAACGCTTCATCCGCGAGCTTGAGGATGCCAAGACGTTTGAGAGCCCGGTCATCACCGAAGTTGAGCCACTCGGTGAGTTTTACGAGGCAGAGGATTATCATCACGACTACTTCAAAAAAAATCCGGACCAGGCATACTGCCAGGCCATCATCAACCCCAAAGTCGCGAAGCTGCGGGAGAAGTTTGCAAAATTTTTGCGACCTCTTGACAAATTCCGCAGGCGTGCTATACTGGGGTTACATTAA